A single Lactuca sativa cultivar Salinas chromosome 8, Lsat_Salinas_v11, whole genome shotgun sequence DNA region contains:
- the LOC111899149 gene encoding mitogen-activated protein kinase 9 — MGSGTFVDGVLRWFHHHNRRSSSVPNPDGHVNLDSETKSLPSSSSSSNQLTITEDFDFSALKVIRVPKRISFPPVFPSPSAPMDHNRKIEAEFFTEYGEASRYQVQEVIGKGSYGVVGSAVDTHTGEKVAIKKINDVFEHVSDATRILREIKLLRLLKHPDIVEIKHIMLPPSRREFKDIYVVFELMESDLHQVIRANDDLTPEHYQFFLYQLLRGLKYIHAANVFHRDLKPKNILANSDCKLKICDFGLARVSFNDAPSAIFWTDYVATRWYRAPELCGSFFSKYTPGIDIWGIGCIFAEILTGRPLFPGKNVVHQLDLMTDLLGTPSSESIARIRNEKARRYLSNMRKKAPVPFTHKFPNVDPLALRLLERLLSFDPKDRPSAEDALADPYFQGLANVEREPSTHAISKMEFEFERRKLGKDDVRELIYREILEYHPQMLQEYLRGGEQTSFMYPSGVDRFKRQFAHLEEHYGKKGEKSSTPPLQRQHASLPRERVPAPKAETEKEKETSDDTEKRNAASVATKLDTSSPTGVSDNPSAAADEQKGNMSARSLMKSASISASKCIGVQGTRTDPQEEGTTEHQEEIDGLTQKLAVLKA; from the exons ATGGGGAGTGGAACATTTGTGGACGGGGTCCTTCGTTGGTTTCACCATCACAATCGTCGATCCTCTTCTGTTCCTAATCCTGATGGCCATGTGAATCTCGATTCTGAAACAAAATCATTACCCTCGTCGTCATCATCTTCGAATCAACTCACCATTACCGAAGACTTTGATTTTTCTGCACTTAAGGTTATTAGGGTTCCCAAACGCATCAGTTTTCCACCTGTTTTCCCCTCACCTTCCGCCCCCATGGATCATAACAGAAAG ATTGAAGCAGAGTTCTTCACAGAGTATGGAGAGGCAAGTAGgtaccaagttcaagaagttaTTGGGAAAGGAAGTTATGGTGTTGTGGGGTCGGCTGTTGATACTCACACAGGCGAAAAGGTTGCAATCAAGAAGATCAATGATGTTTTTGAGCATGTTTCCGATGCCACTAGGATTCTTAGAGAAATCAAACTCCTTCGGTTGCTGAAGCATCCTGATATTGTAGAAATCAAGCATATAATGCTCCCTCCTTCTAGAAGAGAGTTTAAGGATATTTATGTAGTTTTTGAATTGATGGAATCTGACCTTCACCAAGTTATCAGGGCAAATGATGATCTAACTCCTGAACATTATCAGTTCTTCTTGTACCAACTTCTTCGTGGGTTAAAATATATTCATGCAG CAAATGTGTTTCATCGAGATTTAAAACCTAAAAACATTCTTGCTAATTCTGACTGTAAATTGAAGATTTGTGATTTTGGGCTTGCTCGTGTGTCATTTAATGATGCACCATCAGCCATATTCTGGACG GACTACGTTGCAACTCGATGGTATCGTGCTCCTGAACTCTGTGGATCCTTTTTCTCAAAA TATACTCCTGGCATTGATATTTGGGGCATTGGATGCATATTTGCTGAGATTCTTACTGGAAGACCATTATTTCCTGGAAAAAATGTAGTTCATCAGTTGGATCTCATGACTGATCTGCTTGGCACTCCTTCCTCTGAATCTATTGCAAgg ATTCGCAATGAAAAGGCACGAAGGTATCTTAGTAATATGCGCAAGAAAGCGCCTGTTCCATTTACACACAAGTTTCCTAATGTGGATCCTTTGGCCCTTCGCCTATTGGAACGCCTGCTTTCTTTTGATCCAAAGGATCGCCCATCAGCTGAAGAT GCACTGGCGGATCCCTACTTTCAAGGCTTGGCGAATGTGGAGAGAGAACCTTCAACTCATGCCATATCAAAGATGGAGTTTGAGTTTGAGAGGAGGAAATTGGGAAAAGATGATGTTAGAGAGCTCATCTATCGAGAG ATTTTAGAGTATCATCCTCAGATGCTTCAGGAATATTTACGTGGTGGAGAACAAACTAGCTTCATGTACCCAAG TGGCGTTGATCGGTTTAAACGACAATTCGCACATCTAGAGGAGCATTATGGTAAAAAAGGTGAGAAAAGCTCGACTCCTCCCCTGCAAAGACAGCATGCCTCACTCCCTAG GGAAAGGGTTCCTGCACCCAAGGCagaaacagaaaaagaaaaagaaacatcTGATGATACTGAAAAGCGGAATGCAGCTTCTGTTGCTACAAAACTTGACACGTCAAGCCCTACAGGAGTATCAGACAATCCATCAGCAGCAGCAGATGAACAAAAGGGAAACATGAGCGCTCGCAGCTTGATGAAGAGTGCCAGTATCAGTGCCTCCAAATGCATAGGTGTCCAGGGAACAAGAACAGATCCCCAG GAAGAAGGTACAACTGAACACCAAGAGGAGATTGATGGGTTAACACAAAAGCTTGCTGTTCTAAAAGCATGA